The Candidatus Neomarinimicrobiota bacterium genome contains the following window.
GATAACGTTGAAGATCTAGCATCTAAGTGTTTAACAATATTGTCCAATAAATGCTTAAGACAAGCTCTTATAAAAGCTGGAATAGAGACTGCAAAGAAGTTTGAGTGGAATAAGATTGTTCGAGATTATCTTCTTCCAATATATCTGGATTTGTTATCTTCTAAGTAAAAGTGAGAGGGTATAATTTAGTATGGTTCCAAAAATTCGAGGGAAAGTTTTACTTATAGCTTCAGTATATACTCATCTCGCTGCATTTCATAAACCATTCATACAATTATTAAAAAATAAAGGTTATGAAATCCATACAGCTGCGTCTTCTTCTGAGGGAAGGATTAACGAGATAGAAAGCCTGGGAGTAAAGTGTTGGGACATTCCCTTTGCTCGGTCACCATATAGCTTAAAAAACTATATGGCTTACTGTAAGTTAAGACAATTATTGATCTGTAACTATTTTAGTTTGATACATGTGCATACTCCTATGGCCGCGTTCTCAGGTCGGTATCTTGCAAAAGCTACACACCAGGGGCCTGTGTTATATACAGCACATGGCTTTCATTTTTTTAAAGGTGCTTCGAAACGTAACTGGTTATTATATTATAATGCTGAGCGTCTGGCTAGTAAATGGACAGATGGTCTAATTGTTATGAACGAAGAGGATTTTGAGGCTGGCAAAAGGCTTGGTTTTCTTCCTGGTAAGGACTTATTCTTTGTACATGGCGTTGGGGTTGACTTAAATAAATATGGAGAGATAAGATCTTCCTTAACTCTCAAAAAAAGCCTAGGTATTTCCTCAAGAGACCTAGTTATCAGTTGTGTTGCTGAATTTATACCAAATAAAAACCACGTTTTTCTTCTAAAAGCATGGTCTTATCTTGCCCAGAAATACAATAATATCCATCTTGTTTTGGTTGGAGATGGTAAGCTGAGGCATATGATTAACAAAGTAATTGACAGAGAAAGACTACAACGTGTTTTCTTGTTGGGTTTTAGAAACGATGTACCCGAAATACTTGCTGAATCAGATATTGTCACGTTGGTTTCTAAGCGGG
Protein-coding sequences here:
- a CDS encoding glycosyltransferase family 4 protein; translated protein: MVPKIRGKVLLIASVYTHLAAFHKPFIQLLKNKGYEIHTAASSSEGRINEIESLGVKCWDIPFARSPYSLKNYMAYCKLRQLLICNYFSLIHVHTPMAAFSGRYLAKATHQGPVLYTAHGFHFFKGASKRNWLLYYNAERLASKWTDGLIVMNEEDFEAGKRLGFLPGKDLFFVHGVGVDLNKYGEIRSSLTLKKSLGISSRDLVISCVAEFIPNKNHVFLLKAWSYLAQKYNNIHLVLVGDGKLRHMINKVIDRERLQRVFLLGFRNDVPEILAESDIVTLVSKREGLPRCIMEAMASKKPVVATDVRGSRDLVKHGKTGFLVPLDDVSALVKAFETLINNTDLRNKMGQAGREVIQDYSIDRVIAEMEEIYDMFLQK